Proteins from one Catenuloplanes atrovinosus genomic window:
- a CDS encoding nuclear transport factor 2 family protein codes for MDNPVVMRLVKALNDHDLDAVAACFGEDFSAEWPAHPARSFDGPAQVRRNWEVIFAQSPDIQVSITRAVEAGDEVWGEWHYANAGGQELRGVIIVTVRDGLIRHSRFYMEAVDSPGAGVPGGPRIARDTR; via the coding sequence ATGGACAACCCCGTGGTGATGCGCCTGGTCAAGGCGCTCAACGACCATGATCTCGACGCGGTGGCCGCGTGTTTCGGTGAGGACTTCTCGGCGGAGTGGCCCGCGCATCCCGCGCGCTCCTTCGACGGGCCGGCGCAGGTGCGCCGCAACTGGGAGGTGATCTTCGCGCAGTCCCCGGACATCCAGGTGTCGATCACGCGCGCGGTGGAGGCCGGCGACGAGGTGTGGGGCGAGTGGCACTACGCCAACGCCGGTGGCCAGGAGCTGCGCGGCGTCATCATCGTCACGGTCCGCGACGGCCTGATCCGGCACTCCCGGTTCTACATGGAGGCGGTCGACTCGCCGGGCGCCGGCGTGCCCGGCGGTCCGCGCATCGCCCGCGACACGCGCTGA
- a CDS encoding cytochrome P450 yields the protein MTTVFTDPDRYTDMYAWHREVAELRMRSPIHRITADGFDPFWAVIGHEEVMEVERRPELFQNAPQPWLINQADLRAQREAGPAPRTLIHMDGADHAAYRRLGNDWFRPGSLARLQTRLDRLAQDALDRLAELDGRCDFAVDVAMPYPLKVILEIMGLPEEEYPRVIALTQDFFARDGDAQVLQNMFGYMYALTAARRAVPTDDLASAVSNGLVHGEPIPEVEATSYHMMVATAGYESTAKALTGGLHALITHPDQLDRLRRNPELIDGAVDEMIRYASPLRHMMRTATADTEVGGTPIAAGDWLLLSYPAANLDPKKFPDPVAFDVTRPNAGSHLAFGFGPHHCLGAALARMEMRTLFRALIPRLAAVNLAGDAALTDTTFIGGFKSLPITYRLS from the coding sequence GTGACCACCGTCTTCACCGATCCCGACCGCTACACGGACATGTACGCCTGGCATCGGGAGGTGGCGGAGCTGCGCATGCGGTCACCGATCCACCGGATCACGGCGGACGGGTTCGACCCGTTCTGGGCGGTGATCGGGCACGAGGAGGTCATGGAGGTCGAACGGCGGCCGGAGCTGTTCCAGAACGCGCCGCAGCCGTGGCTGATCAACCAGGCGGACCTGCGGGCGCAGCGCGAGGCGGGACCGGCGCCGCGCACGCTGATCCACATGGACGGCGCGGACCACGCGGCGTACCGGCGCCTCGGCAACGACTGGTTCCGGCCCGGGAGCCTGGCCCGGCTCCAGACGCGGCTGGACCGGCTCGCCCAGGACGCGCTCGACCGGCTGGCCGAGCTGGACGGGCGGTGCGACTTCGCGGTGGACGTCGCCATGCCGTACCCGCTGAAGGTGATCCTGGAGATCATGGGCCTGCCGGAGGAGGAGTATCCGCGGGTCATCGCGCTCACCCAGGACTTCTTCGCCCGGGACGGCGACGCGCAGGTGCTGCAGAACATGTTCGGCTACATGTACGCGCTGACCGCCGCGCGCCGGGCCGTCCCGACCGACGACCTGGCCAGCGCGGTCTCCAACGGCCTGGTCCACGGCGAGCCGATCCCGGAGGTGGAGGCGACCAGCTACCACATGATGGTGGCGACCGCGGGCTACGAGTCGACCGCCAAGGCGTTGACCGGCGGGCTGCACGCGCTGATCACGCACCCGGACCAGCTGGACCGGCTGCGGCGCAACCCGGAGCTGATCGACGGCGCGGTGGACGAGATGATCCGGTACGCCTCGCCGCTGCGGCACATGATGCGCACCGCGACCGCGGACACCGAGGTCGGCGGCACCCCGATCGCGGCCGGCGACTGGCTGCTGCTGTCCTACCCGGCCGCGAACCTCGACCCGAAGAAGTTCCCGGACCCGGTCGCGTTCGACGTGACGCGGCCGAACGCGGGCAGCCACCTCGCGTTCGGCTTCGGGCCGCACCACTGCCTCGGCGCCGCGCTGGCCAGGATGGAGATGCGCACGCTGTTCCGCGCGCTGATCCCCCGCCTCGCCGCGGTGAACCTGGCCGGCGACGCCGCGCTCACGGACACCACGTTCATCGGCGGCTTCAAGTCCCTGCCGATCACCTACCGCCTGTCCTGA
- a CDS encoding response regulator transcription factor produces MITVVIVDDNPTVRATLRPLLESDGTVAVVAEAGNGRAGLQAVIRHRPRVTLLDYRMPVADGLSVITDISRQSNVLVLTGSAEPELIAPMLRGGARGYLVYGQFDPPDLLRAVHAVAAGQGWLTPTAASIAASAMREAFAREQEAAARAERQRAARNGFQLTVREREVMTLLAGGLSNAAIGQRLAVSEKTVKNHLNKLFAKLGVTNRTEAVARWQGWR; encoded by the coding sequence ATGATCACGGTGGTCATCGTGGACGACAATCCGACGGTACGGGCGACGCTGCGCCCGCTGCTGGAGTCGGACGGCACGGTCGCGGTGGTGGCCGAGGCCGGCAACGGCCGCGCCGGGCTGCAGGCCGTGATCCGGCACCGGCCGCGCGTCACGCTGCTCGACTACCGCATGCCGGTCGCGGACGGCCTCTCCGTCATCACGGACATCTCCCGGCAGTCGAACGTGCTGGTCCTGACCGGTTCGGCGGAGCCGGAGCTGATCGCGCCGATGCTGCGCGGCGGCGCCCGCGGCTACCTGGTCTACGGCCAGTTCGACCCGCCGGACCTGCTGCGCGCGGTGCACGCGGTCGCGGCCGGTCAGGGCTGGCTGACGCCCACCGCCGCGTCCATCGCGGCCAGCGCGATGCGCGAGGCCTTCGCCCGGGAGCAGGAGGCCGCGGCGCGCGCGGAGCGGCAGCGCGCGGCCCGGAACGGTTTCCAGCTGACGGTACGGGAGCGTGAGGTGATGACGCTGCTGGCCGGCGGGCTGTCGAACGCGGCGATCGGGCAGCGGCTCGCGGTCAGCGAGAAGACCGTGAAGAACCACCTGAACAAGCTGTTCGCGAAGCTGGGCGTGACCAACCGGACCGAGGCCGTGGCGCGCTGGCAGGGGTGGCGATGA
- a CDS encoding sensor histidine kinase: MTETADGRVEPVVAAALGRAVLLGRALVTVATAAAGLAVADDRPYRLVVLIVVLVVASAAQIAVLTRWPRVVAHPVAILAAEAVLLFAVLALSRGGVPYFVHAAGSAALAGVLLGAAAWPLWTAQAAQGYAVCVTILRETRPDAAVAVYLVAAPVAGVLAGVAAAIAARALIRQMRLNVMRVAIAQRDAAALERARLARELHDSVAKTLRGMSLAAVALPGSVRRQPALAEQLAGAISEGAAAASLQARELLEGLRLDSPDEALEVTLDRLCGRFSARTGIDTSAQVHVTDLPVPVRYELTRIAHEALTNIERHANAGRVTVTLALTRRGRAVTLTVRDDGDGFTMPADLLTLQDLGHHGIVGMAERARTIGGGLEVVTRPGRGTSVHVQVPLAGSTT, translated from the coding sequence TTGACCGAAACCGCTGACGGCCGCGTCGAGCCCGTCGTCGCGGCGGCGCTCGGACGCGCCGTTCTGCTGGGCCGGGCGCTGGTGACGGTGGCCACCGCCGCGGCCGGGCTGGCGGTCGCGGACGATCGTCCATACCGGCTGGTGGTTCTGATCGTGGTGCTGGTGGTGGCGTCCGCCGCGCAGATCGCGGTGCTCACCCGGTGGCCGCGCGTGGTCGCGCATCCGGTCGCGATCCTGGCCGCGGAGGCGGTGCTGCTGTTCGCGGTGCTGGCACTCAGCCGCGGCGGCGTGCCCTACTTCGTGCACGCGGCCGGGTCCGCCGCGCTGGCCGGCGTGCTGCTCGGCGCCGCCGCGTGGCCGCTGTGGACGGCGCAGGCGGCGCAGGGGTACGCGGTCTGCGTGACCATCCTGCGCGAGACCCGGCCGGACGCCGCGGTCGCGGTCTACCTGGTCGCGGCGCCGGTGGCGGGCGTGCTGGCCGGGGTGGCCGCCGCGATCGCGGCCCGCGCGCTGATCCGGCAGATGCGGCTGAACGTGATGCGGGTGGCGATCGCGCAGCGCGACGCGGCCGCGCTGGAACGCGCCCGGCTCGCCCGCGAGCTGCACGACTCGGTGGCGAAGACGCTGCGCGGCATGTCGCTGGCCGCGGTCGCGCTGCCCGGCTCGGTCCGCCGGCAGCCCGCGCTGGCCGAGCAGCTCGCCGGTGCGATCTCCGAGGGCGCCGCCGCGGCCAGCCTCCAGGCCCGTGAGCTGCTGGAGGGCCTGCGCCTGGACTCGCCGGACGAGGCGCTGGAGGTGACGCTGGACCGGCTCTGCGGCCGGTTCTCCGCCCGGACCGGCATCGACACCAGCGCGCAGGTGCACGTGACCGACCTGCCGGTGCCGGTCCGCTACGAGCTGACCCGGATCGCGCACGAGGCGCTGACCAACATCGAGCGGCACGCGAACGCCGGCCGGGTCACGGTCACGCTGGCGCTGACCCGGCGCGGGCGCGCGGTGACGCTCACGGTGCGCGACGACGGCGACGGGTTCACCATGCCGGCCGACCTGCTCACGCTGCAGGATCTCGGGCATCACGGGATCGTCGGCATGGCCGAGCGGGCCCGGACGATCGGCGGCGGCCTGGAGGTGGTCACCCGGCCGGGCCGGGGCACCAGCGTGCACGTCCAGGTGCCACTGGCAGGATCCACGACATGA
- a CDS encoding DUF1996 domain-containing protein, with protein MSYTFTKFREADERPRTRFGRLGRWVRGHRTLAATAAGITLVAAGAAVAGGPLAGAATNGEPAPAGAVRAAAFTAQSGAQTEGTSDAGGGQNVGWLAAGDWLRYNGVDLGAAGTLTTSLRIAAAYQDRPGSVEVRVDSATGPVVATVPVTATGGWQSWKTVTATGTSPGGKHDVFLLIKSDQKQDFVNLNWFAFAGAGTGATPSATRPATPTTGAPAPSASTSTPAQPAPATGWIPVDQAAWQAQLDAFATTVPQAPPPGRGRNPEFNATCTYSHSAPDDPIVFPGIAGASHMHSFFGNRSTNAKTTTESLFSMTDTTCEPVEDHSAYWMPTLYVDGKEVQSNMFIVYYGSLMKDTTGVMPMPNGMRMLQGDAKRQVNTPVGAQNQFYCSGGPLDGVGRSADGNFPICGDGGTVHFTMRFPDCWDGKHVDSPNHKDHVTNGFNDACPPSHPVKIPAVTLSIYFPTAGGKDMKLSSGLASSMHADGFFAWDVQAMNQRVKNCVHQAVACKSNGDF; from the coding sequence GTGTCGTACACGTTTACGAAGTTCCGTGAGGCGGACGAGCGGCCGCGCACGCGGTTCGGCCGCCTGGGCCGGTGGGTGCGCGGCCACCGCACGCTGGCCGCGACCGCCGCCGGCATCACGCTCGTCGCGGCCGGTGCCGCGGTCGCCGGCGGCCCGCTGGCCGGCGCCGCCACCAACGGCGAGCCCGCCCCGGCCGGCGCGGTCCGCGCCGCCGCGTTCACCGCGCAGTCCGGCGCGCAGACCGAGGGCACCAGCGACGCCGGCGGCGGCCAGAACGTCGGCTGGCTCGCCGCCGGCGACTGGCTGCGGTACAACGGCGTCGATCTCGGCGCCGCGGGCACGCTCACCACGTCGCTGCGGATCGCGGCCGCGTACCAGGACCGCCCCGGCAGCGTCGAGGTCCGCGTCGACTCCGCCACCGGCCCGGTCGTCGCCACCGTCCCGGTCACCGCGACCGGCGGGTGGCAGAGCTGGAAGACGGTCACCGCGACCGGCACCTCGCCCGGCGGCAAGCACGACGTGTTCCTGCTGATCAAGAGCGACCAGAAGCAGGACTTCGTCAACCTGAACTGGTTCGCGTTCGCCGGAGCCGGCACCGGCGCCACCCCGTCCGCGACCCGGCCGGCCACGCCGACGACCGGTGCGCCCGCGCCGTCCGCCTCGACGTCCACGCCCGCGCAGCCCGCGCCGGCCACCGGCTGGATCCCGGTGGACCAGGCCGCGTGGCAGGCGCAGCTCGACGCGTTCGCCACCACCGTGCCGCAGGCGCCGCCGCCCGGCCGAGGCCGCAACCCCGAGTTCAACGCGACCTGTACGTACAGCCACTCGGCGCCGGACGACCCGATCGTCTTCCCCGGCATCGCGGGCGCGTCGCACATGCACTCGTTCTTCGGCAACCGGTCGACCAACGCGAAGACCACCACCGAGAGCCTGTTCTCGATGACGGACACCACCTGCGAGCCGGTCGAGGACCACTCCGCGTACTGGATGCCGACGCTCTACGTCGACGGCAAGGAAGTCCAGTCGAACATGTTCATCGTCTACTACGGCTCGCTGATGAAGGACACCACCGGAGTCATGCCGATGCCCAACGGCATGCGCATGCTCCAGGGCGACGCGAAGCGGCAGGTCAACACGCCGGTCGGCGCGCAGAACCAGTTCTACTGCTCCGGCGGCCCGCTGGACGGCGTGGGCCGCAGCGCGGACGGCAACTTCCCGATCTGCGGCGACGGCGGCACCGTGCACTTCACCATGCGGTTCCCGGACTGCTGGGACGGCAAGCACGTGGACAGCCCGAACCACAAGGACCACGTCACGAACGGCTTCAACGACGCCTGCCCGCCGAGCCACCCGGTCAAGATCCCGGCCGTGACGCTGTCCATCTACTTCCCGACCGCGGGCGGCAAGGACATGAAGCTCTCGTCCGGGCTCGCCTCCTCGATGCACGCGGACGGCTTCTTCGCCTGGGACGTGCAGGCGATGAACCAGCGCGTCAAGAACTGCGTGCACCAGGCCGTCGCCTGCAAGAGCAACGGCGATTTCTGA
- a CDS encoding helix-turn-helix transcriptional regulator, which translates to MQRRRTAAGREEQLAALGTARQEAAAGGRFVLVTGEAGSGRSTLLDAAADAWAAEGAVVLRVPHPDGDDSAAGYAALLHAVREQYERLADPQLAGLLSAIGRLTSAGAPDGHLATLAQETSAAFGLIGRRVPTVVIADDADDAPGLTAALAAAVRDGCLVAASARAAEGRLAALAGTVVPLPPLPAAAIREMLCQRHGAPLDEAVLPALRGALGSLAGHPATVLQTADALVRTGRLRVVRGHLCLVDPLAPIALPAEHPIVVALHARGPVAVRLATMAAVTRFGLDDLELFADATLGRLDRYGWVLDALAADGTLVATPQGSFRPRSAALAARLVEDAGPAAAARLHRAYAAAMFRRAGAGVPADQATLADHVTSAGVAMPTDRGTGVSLAATAAAATDREPDRAADWLRAALWHTGGGRAADDILARLLRLLVRTGRFGQLAEVVQAAGPAAHRGGDLAAAAALAALHTGTPVPGDATGPLALAHGWLTGAPCPATVTTSSTLVTADEFTRAAHAAGAGTDADDLLVAGTHGDLAEILRLVLGEQRYGVPADGPLAAYHRLHLAYARGDLPGLLSAARSADLTGGDAPAVRRLARLWGAEALGLQGRPDEAASWIASVPDEAPYAALRWWAANGPVGEPQSAGDAADRLAAAHTALARQLAHGSRIGTEQLVVRATVLAVRFGLSAEAAAWREVAEAPGRCSTETALVVRALATADAAAADRAAELLRARDHRCTLAQAGIALARVSAEPRRRLLEAQSAADAIGSPWLRSAVTAAMREHGVRRPRSRSTQDAFSAVEMQIIELIRRGRTNRQIAVQVRMSEKTIENYLTRLFARTGCRSRVELAAASLTPDFLGASS; encoded by the coding sequence ATGCAGCGACGGCGGACGGCGGCGGGACGCGAGGAGCAGCTCGCCGCGCTCGGCACCGCGCGTCAGGAAGCCGCGGCCGGCGGGCGGTTCGTGCTGGTCACCGGCGAGGCCGGCAGCGGGCGCAGCACGCTGCTCGACGCCGCCGCGGACGCCTGGGCGGCCGAGGGCGCCGTGGTCCTGCGCGTGCCCCACCCGGACGGGGACGACTCCGCCGCCGGGTACGCCGCGCTCCTGCACGCGGTCCGCGAGCAGTACGAGCGGCTCGCCGACCCGCAGCTCGCCGGCCTGCTCAGCGCGATCGGCCGGCTCACCTCCGCCGGTGCACCGGACGGCCACCTCGCCACGCTCGCACAGGAGACCTCCGCCGCGTTCGGGCTGATCGGCCGCCGGGTGCCCACCGTCGTGATCGCGGACGACGCGGACGACGCGCCCGGCCTGACCGCCGCGCTCGCCGCCGCGGTCCGGGACGGCTGCCTGGTCGCCGCGTCCGCCCGCGCCGCCGAGGGCCGGCTCGCCGCGCTGGCCGGCACGGTCGTGCCGCTGCCGCCGCTGCCCGCCGCCGCGATCCGCGAGATGCTCTGCCAGCGGCACGGCGCACCGCTCGACGAGGCGGTGCTGCCCGCGCTGCGCGGCGCGCTCGGCTCGCTGGCCGGCCACCCCGCCACCGTGCTGCAGACCGCGGACGCGCTGGTCCGCACCGGCCGGCTGCGCGTCGTCCGCGGGCACCTCTGCCTGGTCGACCCGCTCGCCCCGATCGCGCTGCCGGCCGAGCACCCGATCGTCGTCGCGCTGCACGCGCGCGGCCCGGTCGCGGTCCGGCTCGCCACCATGGCCGCGGTCACCCGCTTCGGCCTCGACGACCTGGAACTCTTCGCCGACGCCACGCTCGGCCGGCTGGATCGGTACGGCTGGGTGCTGGACGCGCTGGCCGCGGACGGCACGCTGGTCGCCACGCCGCAGGGCAGCTTCCGGCCGCGGAGCGCGGCGCTGGCGGCCCGGCTGGTCGAGGACGCGGGCCCGGCCGCGGCGGCCCGGCTGCACCGTGCGTACGCGGCCGCGATGTTCCGCCGGGCCGGCGCGGGCGTCCCCGCCGACCAGGCCACGCTGGCCGACCACGTCACCTCCGCCGGCGTGGCGATGCCGACCGACCGCGGCACCGGCGTGAGCCTCGCCGCCACCGCGGCCGCGGCCACCGACCGCGAGCCGGACCGCGCCGCCGACTGGCTGCGCGCCGCGCTCTGGCACACCGGCGGCGGTCGCGCGGCCGACGACATCCTGGCCCGGCTGCTGCGCCTGCTGGTGCGTACCGGCCGGTTCGGGCAGCTCGCCGAGGTGGTGCAGGCGGCCGGACCGGCCGCGCACCGCGGCGGCGACCTGGCCGCGGCCGCCGCGCTCGCCGCGCTGCACACCGGCACGCCGGTGCCCGGCGACGCCACCGGACCGCTCGCCCTCGCGCACGGCTGGCTCACCGGCGCGCCCTGCCCGGCGACCGTGACGACGTCGTCGACGCTGGTCACGGCGGACGAGTTCACCCGCGCCGCGCACGCGGCCGGCGCCGGCACGGACGCGGACGACCTGCTCGTCGCCGGTACGCACGGCGACCTCGCGGAGATCCTCCGGCTGGTGCTGGGCGAGCAGCGGTACGGCGTACCCGCGGACGGCCCGCTCGCCGCGTACCACCGGCTGCACCTGGCGTACGCGCGCGGCGACCTGCCCGGCCTGCTCTCCGCCGCCCGCTCGGCGGACCTGACCGGCGGCGACGCCCCGGCCGTGCGCCGCCTGGCCCGGCTGTGGGGCGCGGAGGCGCTCGGCCTGCAGGGCCGCCCGGACGAGGCCGCGTCCTGGATCGCCTCCGTCCCGGACGAGGCGCCCTACGCGGCGCTGCGCTGGTGGGCGGCGAACGGCCCGGTGGGCGAGCCGCAGAGCGCGGGCGACGCGGCGGACCGGCTCGCCGCCGCGCACACCGCGCTCGCGCGCCAGCTCGCGCACGGCAGCCGGATCGGCACCGAGCAGCTGGTGGTCCGCGCCACCGTGCTCGCGGTCCGGTTCGGCCTGTCCGCGGAGGCCGCCGCGTGGCGGGAGGTGGCCGAGGCGCCGGGGCGGTGCAGCACCGAGACCGCGCTGGTGGTCCGCGCGCTCGCCACCGCGGACGCCGCCGCCGCGGACCGCGCGGCCGAGCTGCTGCGCGCCCGCGACCACCGGTGCACGCTCGCCCAGGCCGGCATCGCGCTCGCCCGGGTGTCCGCCGAGCCGCGCCGCCGGCTGCTGGAGGCGCAGTCCGCAGCGGACGCGATCGGCTCGCCCTGGCTACGCTCCGCGGTCACCGCCGCCATGCGCGAGCACGGCGTGCGCCGGCCCCGGTCCCGGTCCACACAGGACGCGTTCAGCGCGGTCGAGATGCAGATCATCGAGCTGATCCGGCGCGGCCGTACCAACCGGCAGATCGCCGTGCAGGTGCGGATGAGCGAGAAGACCATCGAGAACTACCTGACCCGGCTGTTCGCGCGCACCGGCTGCCGGTCCCGGGTGGAGCTGGCCGCGGCCAGCCTCACCCCGGACTTCCTCGGCGCATCGTCGTGA